CGGCACTGGGACCAGTGGCGCTGGGCGCGCTTCGACGCCGGCGACGTCCGGTGGTGGCGGCCGATCCCCCGCGACCGCGACAACGCCTTCAACGACAACCGGGGGCTGATCTCCTCCGTCGCACGCATGGCCGCGCCGGTCATCGTGCGCTTCGGGCCGCGGCCCGAGCAGGTGATCCGCTATCACACCCATCCCGCCGAGCTCGACCGCCTCCTCCTCTCCTCCCTCCCGCGCGAGGCGTGGGACTCGACGGCGGTGTACCTGCGCACGCGGCTGACCGACGCGGTGATCGACGCCGCCGTGCGCCGCATGCCGCCCGAGTACTTCGCGCTCGAGGGCGAGGAGATGGCCGCCGCGCTCAAGGCCCGCCGCGACGCCCTTCCCGCCGTCGCCGCCGAGCTCTACCGCCTGGTCGCCCGCGAGGTGGACGTCCATGCCACGGACAAGGACGAGCGCGCGGAGATCGTCCGCCAGCCCGACGGCTCGGTGGACGTCACCGTGAACGCGGAGGGCGGCGGCGGGCCGTACTTCCACCGCCGCCTCCTGCCGGACGAGACGCGCGAGGTGCGCCTGTACCTGCACGGCGGCGACGACCGCGCGGTCGTCCGCGGCGCGTCCGACGGCGTGCTGGTGCGCGTGATCGGCGGCGGCGGCGACGACCAGCTGCGCGACGAGGCGGCGGACCGCGGCCGCACCGTGTTCTACGACGACCGCGGCGACAACCGCATCGACCCCGGCCGCGGCGCGAAGGTCGACACGCGCGCGTGGGAGCCGCCGAAGTCGCGGTCGCTCATGGGCAACGCGCCGCCCCCGCGCGACTGGGGCACCTCGGCATCGATGTTCGCGCCGTACGCCAACTGGGAGCTGAACATCGGCCCGGTGATCGGCGTGGGGCCCAACTGGAAGCGCTACGGCTTCCGCCGCGCCCCGCACGCCGAGCAGGCCGGCGTGCGCGTCCTCTACGCGCCGTTCGAGCACCACGGCCTGGGGGCGATGCTGCACTACGACCGGCAGGTCACCAACCGCCCGGCGTCCATCTGGCTGAACGTGCGCGGCAGCAACTTCGAGGACGTGCGCTTCCACGGGCTCGGCAACGACACACCCGAGGATCCCGACCGCGACGAGTTCGAGGTCGACCAGACGCAGGTGCGGCTGCAGGCGGCGTACGAGATCCGCCCCACGCCGCGGCTGCGCCTGTACGCCGGCCCCGCGGCCAGGTGGACCGATCCGGGCGAGGTGCGCGCCGCCAGCGTCGGCGTGCTGGGGAACGAGACCTTCTGGCAGGCGGGCGCGATCGGCGGCGCCGTGTTCGACGCGCGCGACAGCGTGATGGACCCGCGGAACGGCGCCCGCGCCTTCGTCACCGCCGCCGGCTACGGGAGCGACCTGGGGGGGCCGTTCGGGCGCTTCGAGGGCGAGGCGGCCGGCTACCTCTCCGTTCCCGGCCGCGTGGGGCCCACGCTGGCCCTGCGCGCGGGCGCGCAGAAGGCCGTGGGCCACTTCCCCTTCCAGGAGGCGGCGTTCGTCGGCGGGCCCATGAACCTGCGCGGCTACCCCTTCCAGCGCTTCCGCGGCGACGCGTCGCTGTACGGCTCGGCCGAGCTGCGCGCCCGCATCGCCTACGTGAACCTGGGGCTGGCGCGCGTGCACCTGGGCGCCTTCGGCCTGGCCGACGCTGGGCGCGTGTATGTGGATGGAGATTCCCCCGGCGGCTGGCACACGGCCTACGGCGGCGGCCTGTCGCTGCAGACGCTCGGCCGCACCGGCACCATCGCCTACGCGCGCGGCGAGCGCGGCGCCGTCTACGTTACGTTGGGAATGCCGTTCTGATGGCGAGAACCTGAGGGAGGTAGATCGAGATGCGGATGCTGCTCGTGCTCGGAGCCGTGCTGGTGGTGCTCTGGCTCCTCGCGCTCCTGGCGTTCAAGATCGTCGGCTTTGCGATCCACCTGCTGCTGATCGCGGGGCTGATCCTGTTGGTGATGGGGCTCTTCCGCCGCGGCGCGAACGCGGTGCGGAGACGTCTCTAGTCAGGGGGTGACGCGGAGATCGTCGTTCGCACACGCGTTCGGGCGCCATCTCCCTAAATCACTTGTTGACAACGATTTAGGAGGATGATATACTAGGTGCCCCGCGCGAGACGGGATGCCGCGAGGCGCCCCGCCGAAGCCCAACGGAACGGCAACGGCCCGTTGACAAATGCGC
This region of Longimicrobium sp. genomic DNA includes:
- a CDS encoding BamA/TamA family outer membrane protein, yielding MTPRLRSLGAPLCALLVLTPAAARAQSAGGTARAVAGLEYRAGGLRRLFLGESYRPLWTEPIAAPVLDPETFAGGLTVEQEGGGLSTESLRLKGRDGREYVFRSVDKNVTPAMPKDLRGTLPHAIVQDLVSAKHPAAALVVPPLLDAAGVLHATPRFFVMPDHPFLGRFREQFRGRLGMVEERPTDGFAGAKDVQGSEDFRKLIEDDPRNRVDQRGFLTARLMDVFLGDWDRHWDQWRWARFDAGDVRWWRPIPRDRDNAFNDNRGLISSVARMAAPVIVRFGPRPEQVIRYHTHPAELDRLLLSSLPREAWDSTAVYLRTRLTDAVIDAAVRRMPPEYFALEGEEMAAALKARRDALPAVAAELYRLVAREVDVHATDKDERAEIVRQPDGSVDVTVNAEGGGGPYFHRRLLPDETREVRLYLHGGDDRAVVRGASDGVLVRVIGGGGDDQLRDEAADRGRTVFYDDRGDNRIDPGRGAKVDTRAWEPPKSRSLMGNAPPPRDWGTSASMFAPYANWELNIGPVIGVGPNWKRYGFRRAPHAEQAGVRVLYAPFEHHGLGAMLHYDRQVTNRPASIWLNVRGSNFEDVRFHGLGNDTPEDPDRDEFEVDQTQVRLQAAYEIRPTPRLRLYAGPAARWTDPGEVRAASVGVLGNETFWQAGAIGGAVFDARDSVMDPRNGARAFVTAAGYGSDLGGPFGRFEGEAAGYLSVPGRVGPTLALRAGAQKAVGHFPFQEAAFVGGPMNLRGYPFQRFRGDASLYGSAELRARIAYVNLGLARVHLGAFGLADAGRVYVDGDSPGGWHTAYGGGLSLQTLGRTGTIAYARGERGAVYVTLGMPF
- a CDS encoding DUF5670 family protein, which translates into the protein MRMLLVLGAVLVVLWLLALLAFKIVGFAIHLLLIAGLILLVMGLFRRGANAVRRRL